A segment of the Corylus avellana chromosome ca2, CavTom2PMs-1.0 genome:
tttttttttttttctgataacaataaaaaaaatttaattctcAGTGGCACAAAACACTTGACAATCATATAAGTAATTAGTAACCTCGTACTACTAAGTGATGACTATAATAAGGTGAATCTCAGTTCCACACTTACTAAGGACCTATCTTCTGCTCGATGATTTGTATCCTTCAGATCTGAAAGCTGACAAAAATTTCCAGAGCGTGAAACCCCTATTACCTTAGCTTCCAACCCCAAGATGACAGGCATTTCAGCTTCTTTCCTAATAGTCTCCGGAACAATTTCTTTTGCAGTGCCACCACCTGCATTGCCCTCCTTAACTGTATATGATTAAAAATCATGCCTTTTTACTATAGAAAATCCAATCAATGCATTGTACATTTATGACCATATATACCTGCTGCTGAAGACGGTGGGCTTTTAACCAGTGACTTTGGACGTCTTCCCCTCTTATTTACACGACTTGATTTTTGACTGTCCAATTCACCATACTTCTGTGGAATTTCAGGTCATGGAAGAAACAAAACTTAAGTGTAGTTAAGTGACTCTCACTTCCCTTCAAGGtgataaagaaaacaaataaagaaaaaatagtcaTGTAGAATGGTTACTCTAAATCATGTCATCTTCACTGAAAATTGTAAAACGCAAAATTGCACCTTGAGCGGTATCCACCCCAACTAAGCCAAATGAACCAGGCTTCATTAAATTTCTAATAAGGAATACACAAATGTTTGTTTATGTTGTACTTTAACAAACAACCATCTCCATGTATTGGGTGCAGTCATGTCAACAAGTTTCAAGACATCTGGATGCACACATaagcaaatacaaatacaaGAGCTTGCATATTGTAGTGTCACAGTGCCAAAGCTCACATTCCATACTCTTATGCTTTTATAATTTCTCTAATTGtttctttattccttttctttttatttttgaatatggAACCTCCGTCCGTCCACATGTTCGACATCAATCACCAACCTCTATTTAAAACATAAGGAGGGAAAGGATTGGATTGGCTATATAGCAACTACCTTTTAAATCTATAAGTAACGAAAGCAATCCTATAATAGAGttcccagtttttttttttcaaataaaatctAAAGACACCAAAGGTAAATACATGAACCCTACAAAATATACTATAATATGTAAGATTTATTAAGGAACTTCATGTTAGCTTTGCAAATCTTCAAAAGTATATGTTGCATACTTCTTCAACTCCCCTACCTTTGAACTTGAATCCTTGAGTTGGAAAGGTAActttgagaagagaaaattaagTTATTATGAATAGGGAAAAGGGCTGATTGGTGAGATTCCATGCTAAAACTTTGTAGTGAATGGAAAATCATGTCAAGGTGGATTGCAGAATGATCTCTTACTTCAatatgttcatgtttgtcttgatCAAATTTGTATGTATAGGAAACATAGATAAATAAGGGTTAACAAAAGGGATTCAACTCACTCATGTTTGTCTAGATCAAAATTTGAGCATATAGCACTTGAAGAAGTAAACGAAGGACTAAGAGAGAAGATTCAACTCACAACTTTCACTTTTCTAGCAAGGCTCTCATTTTTTGTGAAAGGTTGATTGCCAAGGACCCCCGAGTGTCTCTGTTGTTTACCTCCACTTTTTGGCGGAGCTGATCTAGACAGTACTTTTCTTGATATTTTGCTTCGCTTCTTCCTTAACTGACATGCAGTAGCAGATAATAGGGCCTCTGAGGTCATCGttgttttcaacttttttggAGGATGTAACTCTGTAGGATTACCCTTAGGGTTGAGCAGTTTTATCTTCCTCGTGCCTGGTGTCAAGGCACGAGTAACTACTTTTTCATCATCAGGACTTGACTGCTCCATCAAATTCTTCACAGAATTTGTAGGAGGTATACTCTCGTCCATGTTATCTTTTGCAACAACAGAACTTTCAACTTGAACAGTTACCTCAGGGTTACTGGCATTGTTACATGTGTCTCTCGTCTGTTCTTGAAAATCTGAAGAGACAATTAATTCCTGAAACAAAAATCCTATCATTTGAGCTACCAATAAATCCTTTCGAGTATAACTTTAGTAACTCTAACCCATGCATGTCACTAAACTTTCTAATATAAATTCATCATTGTTATCTAAACACCAAGGCACACCTAGGTGATGGCATACGTGATTGATTGCCTAGTCACCATGGTCATTGTATTCTCAGCAATTCATGCACCACATTTGTATCATTCTCAGAACAAATCAGTAAGTGATCATGTAATTGGAGGTAACTTCatatgaaaaatgataaatatgAAGAGAGCTTGTTAACTATGACCTATTAGTAAATATACTTCTACAAGCAACAAACATGGGTTGAACAAGAAAGACATTACCAAACATGAAGTCACAAAACGCATGTAGTTTATGCATCCAGTAAATCTCCCAATTGCCAATTTCCTGATAAAGGGTGGGCAACCACTCTTTAGAACAGAAACTTTGGCTCACACCAGAACACAGAGCGAGAGCTAAACCTAATCTTACCAATGCATATATTGGCATGTCTCTAAATGTGAATTTAACAACACTGATGGGTCAAAACCCTTACATGCtatacaaataaagaaaatcatACATAAACCCACTAAAAGAAGGTGTGTGCATTACCACGAAAAGATATTGGACTAAGTACCTCACTATGATTTTCAGCAGATATATGAACATtatactaacaaaaataatatgacatatGGGTCCATCCAATCATGTCATTCATCTACCAAATGATTCCTCAAGTCGGCTGTGTGCATTGAATCATATAAAAGAGAATTTCTGTACCTTTGCAGTGAAAAGATTTACAGATGCTATGGAGACGACATAAAGCTCATTTTGGTAGAGAAGGGCAGGATGTACACACACAACTTAGTCCATATGTTTTGGAAGAAGAGATGAAAAGATACGAAAGGTTGTAGAGAGCATAACAACACCACCCACTATAACTATCAAATGCAAACTCATTGCCACCACCAAACCCCACCccaccctaattttttatttatttattttttgatgatgtGGAACCTCACCAAGGCAGGGCGCTTCAAACCCTCCTCCCAATTCAACTAGAGAGAGACACacacagacagagagagagagagagacagagagagagaggggaaaaggAGACAATACCTGAGATCCACTAACCCATTCCTCATCTATCCATTGCATTCgaggagagagatagagaggaaAAGGAGACAATACCTGAGATCCGCTAACCCATTCCTCTCCTTTCCTTTGCATACGAGGCCTTAATGTTGACTGATTGAATATCCTATCCTCATTTGTTTGCTTGAAATAGACAAGATACTTTGTATCAGTAACACATTTGGCAATCACGCCTGCCCGCCAAGCAAATTCACAAAATGCATCCACTTTTTCCAACACATTATATTTTATGTCTGTGTGAGGAGGTGGAGGAGAAGGCCGAATATGGAGCAAATCTACAGTAACCTTTCCAAGCTCAGCCTCATCACCATTTCTTGAGCTCTGGTACTTCACAAAAAAAGTATCATCCTTGTTTTCTTTAATGACAATTGCAGGGAACCAAGCATCacttaaattttcttcttctacatTCACTTCTACATCCATTCCTGTGCTAAAACTTGACCCTGTCTTTTGCTTTAGAAATCAAAATTGCCAATCAGGCATATGGTATAGAGAGTTAATCAAATAACACATATCTTCAGCCATATTAACGAAGAGTGAGCAAATTGGAAATAGGATATTGTGAGGCTCCATGACAGACTAAAAGAATATTCAGCAGATAAATTCACAAAGACAAGAAACTGAGCAACACAACAGCGCATACATTACATAAAGAAATATGAACATGCACACAGACATCCATAGGTACGTATAAATATGCATTGtacattggattttttttacaATCAGCTCCAAGAAATGGCAAAACTTTCGCTTGAGTTTTAAAAGTAACATGCAATGGAGCCATTCAAATTCTATGCAACATCTAAACGTCCCTGACCATTTCCATGGCGTACTTCAACCAAACTAGTGTGAATCCAAATTGAATGACACAGCTCACTGATAGAacccaaaattaaataaaattaggaTTAAACACCAAGCATTAAGAAGATACCAAACCTATCAAGATTCACAACACCAACTCATGTTCACAAATAACTACAATCCGTACCcaaggtaactcaatcggctggagaccatACCTCATAAAACAAAGGTCACTACAGATAACTTCTCATGATATCAAACGTAAGCAATACAGTTCACGAAATGTACAAACCCACAAATTAATACCCACCAAAGTCACATGTTTAGCGCATAAATCAACGAAAAAACATTACTACAATCAAACCAATAAGCAATCCTTTACGTTATTAACCACATATCACATCTTCTCTTTCTAAGTAATTCAGTTTTACTAGAAAAGAGCAAAGGGCGAAACCCAAGTATTAGATCAGCAATCTAACAAACCCACAAATTATCACccgttaaaaaaaatcaaatttttctCCCGAATCcgaataacaaaaaaaaaaaaaaaaaaagtcaaaatccCCTActtaaaccctaaaacccaGATAAACCCACATTACGTACCCGCTTGTCAGGCCGAACCCAAATCCCATTGAGCCACTCTTTGTGCACCCTCAATTCCTTTCGGTCAAACTCAATCACATCCGGTGGGTTCTTGAAGTAAACCCTGTACCTCGAGTCTCCCAGAACCTTCACAACCACACCAGTCCACCACCCGTCCCTGCAATACGCACCAACAACCCCGCCGAGCTCCAAATCCTGGGCTGTAAACTCTTCTTGGGGAGGCTTGGGCCTTATGTAGCCCTCGTCGACGTACTCCTTCAGCGGCTCGGACCCATCTTCAGTGAGCAAGGTCCGGTACTCGACCCTAGCCCTCGTGTACTTCTTGGGTATGGGCGGCTGGATGACGGTGGCCACGTACCACGAGCCCTTGAACCCTGGCTCGTCGCTGCTCACTTCAACCTCCTCTCCCACGCTGTAGATCTGGTCTCGGAAGCTGCTGCCTTCATCAGGGCTTCCCATTTTGTTGTGTTGCGAGTCTGGTAGGGGTCGGGAGGGAATCCCACTGGGACGTTTTTTACGGTCAATGGTGAGAGAAAAGTTTTGCAATAGATAACGTATCCATAGGACCATAGGGCTCCGTTTCCGTTTGCATTTCAAAAAATGGGTCCAAATTTGGATGGATTCAGAACACGCATAAACCCATTGATATTTCAATTATcaccttaaaatatatttaattaaaatattaaattatctttaaataaattctacttttttttctcttgtggCCGAACCACCAGGGGATCCttggaataatatatattatcaccTCCAACCGGTCTTTTGGGGGCCGTGGCCACCCCCAATCGGCCTTTGggatggccgaagccacccctatgTTAAGTTGAAGTGGGCAGTCACTCCTATGAGAAAAATGGGGTGACTGAACCTcccaatattttttaataatttattttattattttattttatatttattttttaatgtaaataatattttataattttatattgagtagGACACGTGGTGGGTTGGTGGCTGTTTGATGAAAATGGATGgccaagattttaaaaaaaattgatggacaaTTTTCCCCTGGGGATCCCAATCCTACAAATGGGGTTTTTGCCACCTTGCCGCTTCAAATTTTaatggaaggaaaaagaaaggaaaaaaaaaaaaatgtgagtgAAAAATAAGAATACTTTTAAACACACGGTATAAAATGGTCTATTTTAATAACTGCGAAAATTAGCACATTTAGAAGTCTTCAACGTATTCAACTTCTCAAAGATGAGCAATCGCAGTGGAAATCGATAACAGGGGCTCATGGCCAATCAATTAACAAGTGATCTTTGTTTATGGCCAAAATTGTCAACAACGAATCACCatctaagagcatctccaacaataTTAGGTATTTTATTTGGGctctgtttacttcgacgtaaaatagtggtcaacggaaaatatttttcttttgaccgaaaattcttatttaattttcggaaaatggtttacggttttgaaaaccgtaaactattttccaactatgagcatctcattcttaaatcgatggacctcGCCAAGACTCGCCCAGAACCTcgctaggacttgaccgggacccgtcCGACACCTAACCAGGACTTAGGGCTGAGCAAATTACCGATTAACCGACTTCCGACTGATTTCGACCGACACCGACCGTTACCGACTAGATGGCAGACAATagcggcatgattttttttattccaaatttttCGGTTCAGTAGGCGGAAGAGGTTTTTTAACCGAACTGACTTTACCGACCGACTTTCGACCAACTTTACCGACAAAATTTGCCACTTTTCCACATATTGACATTACCGACACCGACTTTACCAATCACATTTGGTTCGAaatgcgaaataaaataaaatttgacggaataagtcggtgaaataaccgactttaccgacattgTCAATTCGAAAggcgaaaataaaaattttctaccgAAACCGACATTATCGACCAACGCTTAGCCCTACCGGGACTTGCCCAGAACCCGCCCAGGACCTggccgggacccgcccgggacctgcccgaaaCTTGACTAGGACcagcctgggacttgaccgggacccggtcaagtcctgggtgggtctcggcggggtcccagtcaagtcctgggtagGTCCGTGCGAGGTCCCGATTAAGTTCTagcggggtcccgggcaggtccctaCGTGGTCTCGAACAAGTCCTATGCAGGTCTCGGCGGGGACCTTATtcgaaaaaatatatataaaaaaagatattaaaaaaaatttattttccatgtGTAAGGTAAatgccgtaaaatgttttcgacataaaatactttcagggaaaatggctttcctgaaaatattttacgaaggaaactattttatgtcgaagtaaacggaACCTTAGTGACAAAATACTATTCTCTATTTTAcctattcatttttctatacaaaCTCTACCGGCTTCTTTATTATATTATCtacttttctttaaatattattatttaatatttttaatttttaattttttttttcacttttctctctctctctctctccttccgcCTCAACCCAAATCCCCCATGGCCAACCTCTGCAATTATCTcttccctctcctctctctccctccacaccaccacaacccaaaaaaactttcaattttggaGCTTAAACAACCTGCCACAGAAGAAGGATTTGAtgctagaagaaaaaagaatttgataCGGTCGGCCTATGTGGATTTAAACTCAATCTGCGACGGTGGGTTTTGGTGCTCATGTTGAGAAATTATTTCTTTGGATTTCGAATGATTTTAGGTGTGGTTAATGTGAAGCTATGAGCTAGATTTcagattttttgtttgttttggtgctCATGTTGGGCATGGCTTATATGCTTTCTCTGCAATGGACAGCTCTCTTGCTTCACATTAACCATATAGAATCGAAAGCTAATGTAACAAACATGAGAAAATCAAAAGCTTGGTCTTGAGGAATTTGGTCAGTCTCATGGGGTGTAGGTAAGGAAGAATGATTTGATTCGAATCCCCCCTTCTTCTCTTAtatggacatataaaaaaaaaaaaaaacaaaacaaaaaaccacctCTCACCCACATCAAAATTAACCCTAGTGGCAACAAAACAACCtaattttgttaggattttcaAGAATCCTAAAATATAAACCCCATCTGGTGAAGGTGGAAAATACCTGTCATATATTGTGGAGATGCCCCTCTTCATGTGTGGTATGGGAAGAATGCCCTAGGAAAATTCATAAGGAATTCTTGGAGTTGGAAAAGAAGATTAAGAGCAATGAgatcatgatcaataatattaTAGTTTTCCCGAATCCCCGATCGAGATGGAAGGATCCTTCTAGACTTCTAGTGGGGTCTTTAAGATTAATTGATAAGACCCTTAAAattagggccggcaattttgacacgacccgtgaaccctacacgaacacgacacgaaaaaacaggtattgggtttgggctaatcgggttcgggtcgtaatcgggtctacccgattaagacccaaAAATTTCGGGTctgacgggtcgacccgccagacccggtttttttttctttcttttttttctgccTCACGTTAGACGGCTCACCTcacgttttcttttttttttattttttttattttttgcatttctttttagtAGCACACTTTATTGACAATTTATACAATAATGGTAATTAAATCCATGTAGCAAGATTTACAAAACATGCCTACGGGCTATGGCTACATTATGGTACATGTATGTATGcaagttttctcttttctcttttttcaatcaCACATGTGGAAGTAGAAGTTTCCGATTTAATTGGTAAAGCAGATTctatttgattcaatttctcTTCTACCAAAATTatcactctttttttctttttctttaattgttttctctACCTTTTGTCCGAAGAAATTTTTGGAAATATTATTATTGGCACTCAATCCACAAGCAGATCTAATAACCAGTTAAGTACTACTGTGAGAAGATTTTCTGTACTCTTAAGGCCATTTGTGCCCAAACAGATGCATATATATCAAACTTAAAAGGAGTTAAGTACGtaattaccaacaaaagagaaagccaacaagAAAACTCCAAAGGAGTAATTCCATTCATCAAGCTGACAAGAAACTgtgattttcattgtttaaattaattttttaacacttttgttacatgtgggactaaagGGTGATGATTGAGAGCACACGGCGTGCATAGCACGcctgtgcattttttttttttttaattaaaagaaaaatttttacacGCCGCGTGTTGTCTTCATTTACCCgggactaaattataagtggactattttaataaatgaacttacttgttttaacttttaacttttaagtttatatgaaattatgagtttagtaatttcttttggagtacaatttgtcaattacggtcactttccaatttttttttttttttttttcttatcctttattaaagcctttaatctcttataactcaattttttgcattgactatattgatgtatcagtattattattacaattttgaattttaattcttttttaaaaaatttatagtttagggtaatcgggtcgtgtcgggtcgtgtctacacaattagacccggttattttaaacgggtaaaacgggtcgtgtcgggttacccggttattttcgtgtcataatcgtgtcaaactcgattacccgtttagctaaatgggtcgtgtctggatataggctaatcgtgtaacgggtacccacGGGTCATAATCGAATCGTGTATGGATACCCATTTTGCCAACCCTACTTAAAATGATGGGTGAGGGAGTTATTGTTAAACACAGTGATCGA
Coding sequences within it:
- the LOC132168537 gene encoding DUF724 domain-containing protein 7-like isoform X2, producing MGSPDEGSSFRDQIYSVGEEVEVSSDEPGFKGSWYVATVIQPPIPKKYTRARVEYRTLLTEDGSEPLKEYVDEGYIRPKPPQEEFTAQDLELGGVVGAYCRDGWWTGVVVKVLGDSRYRVYFKNPPDVIEFDRKELRVHKEWLNGIWVRPDKRQKTGSSFSTGMDVEVNVEEENLSDAWFPAIVIKENKDDTFFVKYQSSRNGDEAELGKVTVDLLHIRPSPPPPHTDIKYNVLEKVDAFCEFAWRAGVIAKCVTDTKYLVYFKQTNEDRIFNQSTLRPRMQRKGEEWVSGSQVLSPFPLYLSPRMQWIDEEWVSGSQELIVSSDFQEQTRDTCNNASNPEVTVQVESSVVAKDNMDESIPPTNSVKNLMEQSSPDDEKVVTRALTPGTRKIKLLNPKGNPTELHPPKKLKTTMTSEALLSATACQLRKKRSKISRKVLSRSAPPKSGGKQQRHSGVLGNQPFTKNESLARKVKVKYGELDSQKSSRVNKRGRRPKSLVKSPPSSAAGGGTAKEIVPETIRKEAEMPVILGLEAKVIGVSRSGNFCQLSDLKDTNHRAEDRSLVVTSQLASVASLANLLHSLGLCLDTEIDQQKSEGNSIKRKRGRPRKFVDTSSKASDGGEEQNGVEGTEIVVEDHSTQAVASDMLAGVKSADSHDFSRIQLAEVSATDSSTDDVGMSSIAAPGNMDVDDQPLATWIGERLQCPPNAKESKLSPGLTVDECNEARKQQHDIVQVPATVATGDFALDENRSFPFEKTSLLWKTIESMEIFRMLPQYPHFRPLSKCSEVYREGLAIGNMVAFSSLVEKISKLQLDDPRRIFDSYLESLLDLEKLGFDVTVLRGRINEMLSIKDKQGLILNESKDAECKILRYSREKTEMAEEMANIEKQIAELQEKHALMKSEKESKEHEMSVLQVRVIAINEELQSTRLGFEKIADAPWKLG
- the LOC132168537 gene encoding DUF724 domain-containing protein 7-like isoform X3; translation: MGSPDEGSSFRDQIYSVGEEVEVSSDEPGFKGSWYVATVIQPPIPKKYTRARVEYRTLLTEDGSEPLKEYVDEGYIRPKPPQEEFTAQDLELGGVVGAYCRDGWWTGVVVKVLGDSRYRVYFKNPPDVIEFDRKELRVHKEWLNGIWVRPDKRQKTGSSFSTGMDVEVNVEEENLSDAWFPAIVIKENKDDTFFVKYQSSRNGDEAELGKVTVDLLHIRPSPPPPHTDIKYNVLEKVDAFCEFAWRAGVIAKCVTDTKYLVYFKQTNEDRIFNQSTLRPRMQRKGEEWVSGSQVLSPFPLYLSPRMQWIDEEWVSGSQELIVSSDFQEQTRDTCNNASNPEVTVQVESSVVAKDNMDESIPPTNSVKNLMEQSSPDDEKVVTRALTPGTRKIKLLNPKGNPTELHPPKKLKTTMTSEALLSATACQLRKKRSKISRKVLSRSAPPKSGGKQQRHSGVLGNQPFTKNESLARKVKVKYGELDSQKSSRVNKRGRRPKSLVKSPPSSAAVKEGNAGGGTAKEIVPETIRKEAEMPVILGLEAKVIGVSRSGNFCQLSDLKDTNHRAEDRSLVVTSQLASVASLANLLHSLGLCLDTEIDQQKSEGNSIKRKRGRPRKFVDTSSKASDGGEEQNGVEGTEIVVEDHSTQAVASDMLAGVKSADSSTDDVGMSSIAAPGNMDVDDQPLATWIGERLQCPPNAKESKLSPGLTVDECNEARKQQHDIVQVPATVATGDFALDENRSFPFEKTSLLWKTIESMEIFRMLPQYPHFRPLSKCSEVYREGLAIGNMVAFSSLVEKISKLQLDDPRRIFDSYLESLLDLEKLGFDVTVLRGRINEMLSIKDKQGLILNESKDAECKILRYSREKTEMAEEMANIEKQIAELQEKHALMKSEKESKEHEMSVLQVRVIAINEELQSTRLGFEKIADAPWKLG
- the LOC132168537 gene encoding DUF724 domain-containing protein 7-like isoform X1 — protein: MGSPDEGSSFRDQIYSVGEEVEVSSDEPGFKGSWYVATVIQPPIPKKYTRARVEYRTLLTEDGSEPLKEYVDEGYIRPKPPQEEFTAQDLELGGVVGAYCRDGWWTGVVVKVLGDSRYRVYFKNPPDVIEFDRKELRVHKEWLNGIWVRPDKRQKTGSSFSTGMDVEVNVEEENLSDAWFPAIVIKENKDDTFFVKYQSSRNGDEAELGKVTVDLLHIRPSPPPPHTDIKYNVLEKVDAFCEFAWRAGVIAKCVTDTKYLVYFKQTNEDRIFNQSTLRPRMQRKGEEWVSGSQVLSPFPLYLSPRMQWIDEEWVSGSQELIVSSDFQEQTRDTCNNASNPEVTVQVESSVVAKDNMDESIPPTNSVKNLMEQSSPDDEKVVTRALTPGTRKIKLLNPKGNPTELHPPKKLKTTMTSEALLSATACQLRKKRSKISRKVLSRSAPPKSGGKQQRHSGVLGNQPFTKNESLARKVKVKYGELDSQKSSRVNKRGRRPKSLVKSPPSSAAVKEGNAGGGTAKEIVPETIRKEAEMPVILGLEAKVIGVSRSGNFCQLSDLKDTNHRAEDRSLVVTSQLASVASLANLLHSLGLCLDTEIDQQKSEGNSIKRKRGRPRKFVDTSSKASDGGEEQNGVEGTEIVVEDHSTQAVASDMLAGVKSADSHDFSRIQLAEVSATDSSTDDVGMSSIAAPGNMDVDDQPLATWIGERLQCPPNAKESKLSPGLTVDECNEARKQQHDIVQVPATVATGDFALDENRSFPFEKTSLLWKTIESMEIFRMLPQYPHFRPLSKCSEVYREGLAIGNMVAFSSLVEKISKLQLDDPRRIFDSYLESLLDLEKLGFDVTVLRGRINEMLSIKDKQGLILNESKDAECKILRYSREKTEMAEEMANIEKQIAELQEKHALMKSEKESKEHEMSVLQVRVIAINEELQSTRLGFEKIADAPWKLG
- the LOC132168537 gene encoding DUF724 domain-containing protein 7-like isoform X5 — encoded protein: MGSPDEGSSFRDQIYSVGEEVEVSSDEPGFKGSWYVATVIQPPIPKKYTRARVEYRTLLTEDGSEPLKEYVDEGYIRPKPPQEEFTAQDLELGGVVGAYCRDGWWTGVVVKVLGDSRYRVYFKNPPDVIEFDRKELRVHKEWLNGIWVRPDKRQKTGSSFSTGMDVEVNVEEENLSDAWFPAIVIKENKDDTFFVKYQSSRNGDEAELGKVTVDLLHIRPSPPPPHTDIKYNVLEKVDAFCEFAWRAGVIAKCVTDTKYLVYFKQTNEDRIFNQSTLRPRMQRKGEEWVSGSQELIVSSDFQEQTRDTCNNASNPEVTVQVESSVVAKDNMDESIPPTNSVKNLMEQSSPDDEKVVTRALTPGTRKIKLLNPKGNPTELHPPKKLKTTMTSEALLSATACQLRKKRSKISRKVLSRSAPPKSGGKQQRHSGVLGNQPFTKNESLARKVKVKYGELDSQKSSRVNKRGRRPKSLVKSPPSSAAVKEGNAGGGTAKEIVPETIRKEAEMPVILGLEAKVIGVSRSGNFCQLSDLKDTNHRAEDRSLVVTSQLASVASLANLLHSLGLCLDTEIDQQKSEGNSIKRKRGRPRKFVDTSSKASDGGEEQNGVEGTEIVVEDHSTQAVASDMLAGVKSADSHDFSRIQLAEVSATDSSTDDVGMSSIAAPGNMDVDDQPLATWIGERLQCPPNAKESKLSPGLTVDECNEARKQQHDIVQVPATVATGDFALDENRSFPFEKTSLLWKTIESMEIFRMLPQYPHFRPLSKCSEVYREGLAIGNMVAFSSLVEKISKLQLDDPRRIFDSYLESLLDLEKLGFDVTVLRGRINEMLSIKDKQGLILNESKDAECKILRYSREKTEMAEEMANIEKQIAELQEKHALMKSEKESKEHEMSVLQVRVIAINEELQSTRLGFEKIADAPWKLG
- the LOC132168537 gene encoding DUF724 domain-containing protein 7-like isoform X4, whose product is MGSPDEGSSFRDQIYSVGEEVEVSSDEPGFKGSWYVATVIQPPIPKKYTRARVEYRTLLTEDGSEPLKEYVDEGYIRPKPPQEEFTAQDLELGGVVGAYCRDGWWTGVVVKVLGDSRYRVYFKNPPDVIEFDRKELRVHKEWLNGIWVRPDKRQKTGSSFSTGMDVEVNVEEENLSDAWFPAIVIKENKDDTFFVKYQSSRNGDEAELGKVTVDLLHIRPSPPPPHTDIKYNVLEKVDAFCEFAWRAGVIAKCVTDTKYLVYFKQTNEDRIFNQSTLRPRMQRKGEEWVSGSQVLSPFPLYLSPRMQWIDEEWVSGSQELIVSSDFQEQTRDTCNNASNPEVTVQVESSVVAKDNMDESIPPTNSVKNLMEQSSPDDEKVVTRALTPGTRKIKLLNPKGNPTELHPPKKLKTTMTSEALLSATACQLRKKRSKISRKVLSRSAPPKSGGKQQRHSGVLGNQPFTKNESLARKVKVKYGELDSQKSSRVNKRGRRPKSLVKSPPSSAAVKEGNAGGGTAKEIVPETIRKEAEMPVILGLEAKVIGVSRSGNFCQLSDLKDTNHRAEDRSLEIDQQKSEGNSIKRKRGRPRKFVDTSSKASDGGEEQNGVEGTEIVVEDHSTQAVASDMLAGVKSADSHDFSRIQLAEVSATDSSTDDVGMSSIAAPGNMDVDDQPLATWIGERLQCPPNAKESKLSPGLTVDECNEARKQQHDIVQVPATVATGDFALDENRSFPFEKTSLLWKTIESMEIFRMLPQYPHFRPLSKCSEVYREGLAIGNMVAFSSLVEKISKLQLDDPRRIFDSYLESLLDLEKLGFDVTVLRGRINEMLSIKDKQGLILNESKDAECKILRYSREKTEMAEEMANIEKQIAELQEKHALMKSEKESKEHEMSVLQVRVIAINEELQSTRLGFEKIADAPWKLG
- the LOC132168537 gene encoding DUF724 domain-containing protein 6-like isoform X7; its protein translation is MGSPDEGSSFRDQIYSVGEEVEVSSDEPGFKGSWYVATVIQPPIPKKYTRARVEYRTLLTEDGSEPLKEYVDEGYIRPKPPQEEFTAQDLELGGVVGAYCRDGWWTGVVVKVLGDSRYRVYFKNPPDVIEFDRKELRVHKEWLNGIWVRPDKRQKTGSSFSTGMDVEVNVEEENLSDAWFPAIVIKENKDDTFFVKYQSSRNGDEAELGKVTVDLLHIRPSPPPPHTDIKYNVLEKVDAFCEFAWRAGVIAKCVTDTKYLVYFKQTNEDRIFNQSTLRPRMQRKGEEWVSGSQVLSPFPLYLSPRMQWIDEEWVSGSQELIVSSDFQEQTRDTCNNASNPEVTVQVESSVVAKDNMDESIPPTNSVKNLMEQSSPDDEKVVTRALTPGTRKIKLLNPKGNPTELHPPKKLKTTMTSEALLSATACQLRKKRSKISRKVLSRSAPPKSGGKQQRHSGVLGNQPFTKNESLARKVKVKYGELDSQKSSRVNKRGRRPKSLVKSPPSSAAVKEGNAGGGTAKEIVPETIRKEAEMPVILGLEAKEIDQQKSEGNSIKRKRGRPRKFVDTSSKASDGGEEQNGVEGTEIVVEDHSTQAVASDMLAGVKSADSHDFSRIQLAEVSATDSSTDDVGMSSIAAPGNMDVDDQPLATWIGERLQCPPNAKESKLSPGLTVDECNEARKQQHDIVQVPATVATGDFALDENRSFPFEKTSLLWKTIESMEIFRMLPQYPHFRPLSKCSEVYREGLAIGNMVAFSSLVEKISKLQLDDPRRIFDSYLESLLDLEKLGFDVTVLRGRINEMLSIKDKQGLILNESKDAECKILRYSREKTEMAEEMANIEKQIAELQEKHALMKSEKESKEHEMSVLQVRVIAINEELQSTRLGFEKIADAPWKLG